A genome region from Anopheles stephensi strain Indian chromosome 2, UCI_ANSTEP_V1.0, whole genome shotgun sequence includes the following:
- the LOC118502958 gene encoding serine/threonine-protein phosphatase 5 produces the protein MSSAAEETNHKSETPSAPAPVPASENTPEENPLQAKADELGARGNEYFKEQKYEQAIALYTEAIETCPNERFYANRSFAHFKQESYGYALSDADKAIAMKSSYTKAYYRRAAALMALSRFKKALADLEFVAKRCPSAKDAQDKYQECKKMVNKIAFEKAISVQHQEKSVEKMCRDLEFATIEDDYNGPKLDNGKVTLEFMESLLEWFKKQNKLHKNFAYRILCDMETLLKTQPSLVEITIPDSQKFTVCGDIHGQFYDLLHIFEINGLPSPTNPYLFNGDFVDRGSFSVECIFTLFGFKLLYPNHFFLARGNHESFNMNQLYGFTGEVVSKYSQNMADMFTLVYNWLPLCHLINKKVLVMHGGLFSKDNVSLDDLRAIDRNCQPPEDGLMCELLWSDPHPQPGRVPSKRGVGIEFGPDVTEAFLKYNNLDYIIRSHEVKAEGYEVDHNGKCITVFSAPNYCDQMKNLGAFITLKGNDLTPKFTTYSESPHPLIRPMAYAYSLMS, from the exons ATGTCGTCAGCGGCCGAGGAAACGAACCACAAATCGGAGACGCCCAGCGCACCGGCGCCGGTGCCGGCATCGGAAAACACGCCCGAGGAAAATCCGCTGCAGGCAAAAGCCGACGAGCTCGGTGCTCGCGGTAATGAATACTTCAAAG AACAAAAGTATGAGCAGGCAATTGCGCTCTACACGGAAGCCATCGAAACGTGCCCCAATGAGCGGTTCTATGCGAACCGGAGCTTTGCTCACTTCAAGCAGGAATCGTACGGGTACGCGCTGAGCGATGCCGATAAGGCGATAGCGATGAAGAGCAGCTACACCAAAGCGTACTACCGCCGGGCTGCCGCCCTGATGGCGCTGAGCAGATTTAAGAAGGCGCTGGCCGATCTGGAGTTCGTCGCAAAGCGGTGTCCCAGCGCGAAGGATGCCCAGGACAAGTACCAGGAGTGTAAAAAGATGGTAAACAAGATTGCGTTCGAAAAGGCCATCTCGGTGCAACACCAGGAGAAGAGTGTTGAGAAGATGTGCCGTGATCTGGAATTTGCGA CTATCGAGGACGATTACAATGGACCAAAGCTGGATAACGGGAAGGTTACTTTGGAGTTTATGGAGAGCCTGCTGGAGTGGTTCAAGAAACAGAACAAGCTGCACAAAAACTTTGCCTATAGG ATTCTTTGCGACATGGAAACGCTGCTGAAAACGCAACCCTCCCTGGTGGAGATTACAATCCCGGACAGCCAAAAGTTTACCGTTTGCGGTGATATTCACGGTCAATTTTACGATCTGCTGCATATCTTCGAAATCAACGGTTTGCCATCACCCACAAATCCCTACCTGTTCAATGGCGATTTTGTCGATCGGGGATCCTTCTCGGTGGAATGCATTTTCACCCTGTTCGGGTTTAAATTGCTGTACCCGAACCACTTCTTCTTGGCCCGCGGAAACCACGAAAGCTTCAACATGAACCAACTGTACGGCTTTACGGGCGAGGTGGTTTCAAAGTACTCGCAAAACATGGCAGACATGTTTACGCTCGTGTACAACTGGCTGCCATTGTGCCATTTGATCAACAAGAAGGTGCTGGTCATGCACGGTGGCCTGTTCTCGAAGGATAATGTATCGCTGGACGATCTGCGTGCGATCGACCGTAACTGCCAACCGCCGGAGGATGGGCTGATGTGCGAACTGCTGTGGTCCGACCCGCATCCTCAGCCGGGTCGCGTACCGTCGAAGCGTGGTGTCGGCATCGAGTTTGGGCCGGATGTAACGGAGGCATTCCTGAAGTACAACAACCTGGACTATATCATTCGCAGCCACGAGGTGAAGGCGGAAGGCTACGAGGTGGACCATAATGGCAAATGCATTACCGTCTTTTCGGCACCGAACTATTG CGACCAAATGAAGAATCTTGGAGCGTTCATCACACTGAAAGGGAATGATTTAACACCCAAATTCACTACCTATTCGGAGTCG CCCCATCCCCTCATTCGGCCAATGGCTTACGCTTACAGCTTAATGTCATAG
- the LOC118502951 gene encoding TELO2-interacting protein 1 homolog has product MSNRCMPLIRARKQTDAMENFSEIFITIKPLFDAVIRKPTKAGILKLNEHLKQVDSNSVQILQNIFLQQLIILVDAVPGQNQNELKTHLLECIITILQKGRLTKAVALKTTLLATTKLIYDKKTGKLRPNLSEEYKLAVLKVLSFATRNIQSELVEEIYVKENLTLLSQAIFVCVRIVETERARKLRFQAVDSVLSLLQIHDGFDFNDIVLRCQVAELLFIALPKLLAIYVSIINGDEKQGTAVYRIAIKALGRTLSLIFEDYSKNATNEEYCIERFLQLTESFTEKDRNANVLGLGLRENDKIKYFNETARTREWLLQAEKKVEQVLQLILHLRGHEEELVRLEFAKMNCELLRNCTYNMPSCTVHYLQTVIAMCHDESERVRNVCEKCQESMPYFTISFAGNRIDEMFFDALNRMPRIIYRGEEREQISSFRLITGFLSFFSESQLASVFSCQNILEQFIMVLLAAAELESVDELIRREYVSYRFEYEEGFHLQKEKKESRWIVLKNVSSPRTKQSFLDLIHKLRKHEQAVHTVLMYILEDFYASRLNSNGYLFILSELIPDSSDGNRPPLEPYKTLLSEVLQPHHWFLELDENDNIADQKYNALHVCLVVRTIARLARLMREQFHWYLYDSLRILLQSCGSTLNCINESTELALDVVANSQGLSSIEQLIHHNLDYISQQVTRCLRRKEHFRDGMNILEAVLRFVPYETSNVLETTVTPIIMNILDSYSQYGEKNSIVCLRVLQIFIHSIKLRYEHVGISNPTDNSNEKVATNLTEQIERLQTLLQREIANEPEDIEFKPDEASAAMDQTDEQQETEHENEPEAEENKDDEAPLPAHVKIVLRILTVNFKHLASSDDAERIVALCTLNEGIYVLQRYENQLLPLVHNIWFNFTERFSDRNPAVVSNAFDLLVTLARLAKDFIRNRSLDDVLPKLYKFMKDHWNADASAHQVYKLQCKFLTSIDELVRNLNFSEKQLDQVLEVIRLYWEKCERRELKKRAAECMQRMRAINSLAVFLKCGCKVVLQ; this is encoded by the exons ATGTCAAACCGCTGCATGCCGCTCATTCGCGCACGTAAACAAACCGACGCGATGGAGAATTTTTCCGAAATTTTCATCACAATTAAACCGCTGTTCGATGCGGTTATAAGAAAACCGACCAAGGCAGGAATATTAAAGCTTAACGAACATCTAAAGCAAGTGGACAGCAACAGTGTGCAGATCTTGCAGAACATTTTTCTCCAGCAATTGATCATACTGGTCGACGCAGTACCGGGACA AAATCAAAACGAATTAAAGACTCATCTGCTAGAATGCATCATCACCATTCTGCAGAAAGGTCGGCTTACGAAAGCGGTGGCACTGAAAACGACGCTCCTAGCCACCACCAAACTGATATAcgacaaaaaaacagggaagtTGCGTCCCAACCTCTCGGAAGAGTACAAGTTGGCCGTGCTGAAGGTGCTATCGTTCGCCACACGCAACATCCAGTCGGAGCTGGTCGAGGAAATTTACGTGAAGGAAAATTTGACCCTCCTTTCGCAAGCCATCTTTGTGTGCGTCCGGATAGTGGAAACGGAACGCGCACGCAAGCTTCGTTTTCAGGCAGTTGATTCAGTGCTGTCGCTGCTGCAGATACATGATGGTTTTGATTTCAACGACATAGTGCTTCGGTGCCAGGTGGCGGAACTGTTGTTTATCGCCTTACCAAAGCTGCTGGCCATTTACGTGTCCATTATCAATGGTGACGAAAAGCAGGGTACGGCCGTGTACCGGATCGCCATTAAAGCGCTCGGCCGAACGCTTAGTTTAATTTTTGAAGACTATTCAAAAAACGCAACCAACGAGGAGTACTGCATCGAACGCTTCCTCCAGCTAACAGAAAGTTTTACCGAAAAAGACAGGAACGCTAATGTGCTGGGTTTGGGATTGCGAGAGAATgataaaatcaaatatttcaacGAGACGGCACGAACGCGGGAGTGGCTGCTGCAGGCGGAGAAGAAGGTAGAACAGGTACTGCAACTCATTCTTCATCTTCGCGGGCATGAGGAGGAACTGGTACGGCTAGAGTTTGCAAAAATGAACTGTGAATTGTTAAGAAACTGCACGTA TAACATGCCCAGCTGTACCGTGCACTATCTGCAAACCGTAATCGCCATGTGCCACGATGAATCCGAACGCGTTCGCAACGTGTGCGAAAAGTGTCAGGAATCCATGCCCTATTTTACGATATCCTTCGCTGGAAACCGTATCGATGAGATGTTTTTCGATGCACTCAACCGGATGCCACGAATCATCTACCGCGGGGAAGAGCGTGAGCAGATATCTAGCTTTCGGTTGATTACTGGATTCCTTAGCTTTTTCTCCGAATCGCAACTGGCAAGCGTCTTCTCGTGCCAAAACATTCTCGAACAGTTCATCATGGTACTGCTGGCCGCAGCCGAGCTAGAAAGTGTCGACGAGCTGATTCGGAGAGAGTACGTTTCCTACCGTTTTGAGTACGAAGAAGGCTTTCACTTgcagaaggagaaaaaggaaTCACGATGGATTGTCCTGAAGAACGTGTCATCTCCTCGAACCAAGCAATCTTTCCTCGATCTCATCCACAAGCTGCGAAAGCACGAACAAGCAGTGCACACGGTACTGATGTACATCTTGGAAGACTTTTACGCCTCGAGGCTAAATAGCAACGGTTATCTGTTCATTTTGAGCGAATTGATACCGGACTCGAGCGATGGAAACCGTCCACCGCTGGAGCCATACAAGACATTGCTCTCCGAGGTGCTACAACCGCACCACTGGTTCTTGGAGTTGGATGAAAATGACAACATAGCGGATCAGAAGTATAACGCGCTACACGTCTGTCTCGTGGTTCGCACCATCGCCCGACTCGCACGCCTTATGAGGGAACAATTCCATTGGTACCTGTACGATTCGTTGCGAATACTCTTGCAAAGCTGTGGCAGCACACTGAACTGCATCAACGAGTCGACCGAGCTGGCACTGGACGTGGTAGCCAACTCGCAAGGGCTGTCCAGCATCGAACAGTTGATTCATCACAATCTCGACTACATATCGCAGCAGGTTACCCGGTGCTTGAGACGCAAAGAACACTTCCGGGACGGTATGAACATTCTGGAAGCTGTGCTACGCTTCGTCCCGTACGAAACCTCGAATGTGCTGGAAACAACCGTCACACCGATCATCATGAATATCCTCGACAGCTACTCACAGTACGGCGAAAAGAACTCGATCGTTTGTCTTCGGGTGTTGCAGATATTTATCCACTCCATCAAATTGCGCTACGAGCACGTGGGGATCTCAAACCCAACGGATAACTCGAATGAAAAAGTGGCTACCAATCTTACGGAACAGATCGAGCGATTGCAAACATTGCTGCAACGGGAAATTGCAAACGAACCGGAAGATATTGAATTCAAACCGGATGAAGCGAGTGCAGCGATGGATCAGACAGATGAGCAGCAAGAAACAGAACATGAAAATGAACCGGAAGCTGAAGAGAATAAAGACGACGAAGCGCCGCTGCCCGCACACGTGAAGATAGTGTTGCGTATACTGACGGTTAACTTCAAACATCTCGCTTCGTCCGACGATGCCGAACGGATCGTTGCGCTGTGTACGCTCAACGAGGGAATATATGTGCTGCAACGGTATGAAAATCAACTCCTACCTCTAGTGCACAATATCTGGTTCAACTTTACCGAGCGGTTCTCCGATCGCAATCCTGCCGTGGTAAGCAATGCGTTCGATCTGTTGGTGACTCTGGCACGACTGGCGAAAGACTTCATCCGCAACCGTTCACTCGA CGATGTACTTCCGAAACTGTACAAGTTCATGAAGGACCACTGGAACGCGGACGCAAGCGCACACCAGGTGTACAAACTGCAGTGCAAGTTTCTCACCTCGatcgatgagctggtgcgaaATTTAAACTTCAGCGAGAAACAGCTGGACCAAGTGCTTGAGGTCATCCGCCTGTACTGGGAGAAATGTGAACGACGGGAGCTGAAAAAACGGGCCGCTGAATGTATGCAGCGTATGCGGGCCATCAATTCGCTAGCGGTCTTTCTGAAGTGTGGCTGTAAAGTTGTTCTGCAGTAG
- the LOC118502972 gene encoding serine palmitoyltransferase small subunit A-like isoform X2 — MFRKIWKSITSVYLLYELNTCIYMLDPWEKRFVNAFIFAILGLLIFSSYTFLPGYTRKLVNAFLPAHSALSDLDLDHQRSMEFNIH; from the exons ATGTTCCGAAAGATATGGAAATCCATTACTTCCGTGTATCTTCTGTACGAACTTAACACCTGCATTTACATGCTGGATCCATGGGAAAAGCGCTTCGTCA ATGCATTCATATTTGCCATTTTAGGGTTGCTCATCTTCTCCAGCTACACGTTCCTTCCGGGCTACACCCGGAAGCTGGTCAATGCATTCCTTCCTGCCCATTCCGCACTGTCCGATCTCGACCTGGATCATCAGCGGTCAATGGAGTTTAACATACACTGA
- the LOC118502972 gene encoding serine palmitoyltransferase small subunit A-like isoform X1, whose protein sequence is MDKTSTGSWKEKLQKRWDIFYLKWQIYSMTYFLEPWEKCLVNAFIFAILGLLIFSSYTFLPGYTRKLVNAFLPAHSALSDLDLDHQRSMEFNIH, encoded by the exons ATGGATAAAACTTCAACTGGAAGCTGGAAGGAAAAGctacaaaaacgatgggacattTTCTACCTGAAGTGGCAGATTTACAGCATGACATATTTTCTCGAACCTTGGGAAAAGTGTCTAGTCA ATGCATTCATATTTGCCATTTTAGGGTTGCTCATCTTCTCCAGCTACACGTTCCTTCCGGGCTACACCCGGAAGCTGGTCAATGCATTCCTTCCTGCCCATTCCGCACTGTCCGATCTCGACCTGGATCATCAGCGGTCAATGGAGTTTAACATACACTGA
- the LOC118502959 gene encoding uncharacterized protein LOC118502959, protein MSKFEVDLEEKLQVCPYRVSSQSSVVDDAEEFEVLEDPCSQLDSTEGDNEPDTIFQWYRLQSFTFGATTFRLVEDLLTAVERNPSESVELDFNRCGYTNLHVQIALDGLLRTRPECLTRLDLSRNRLINPALSRMLANVVEELQTISQLSLSYNSIGDECMEILSKAVSNSGVRLLEVAHCQVTDRGGSMLFSALAYSDCIEMIDTSWNHLHIASGQAIGRFLSTQKTIQELNLTGNQLYNEPQCIVPLLMGTVGNESLQQLDLSWNGLRGEELGRALLKAIPQSNLKRLKLEHNLLTALEMSFIVRMMKKCEQLEQLWLGSNMFEDTVMIDLVRTFVRNPSLQLLSLGSFQFIPQAANKLCRLCKRKYPSKTIIYQGVIRANPARPVDVQDMLLDRCRFLAQKPKKAKQKRDFGHLMLQLAAAEETVLVREEFEQVVKRFRAKLDRPLLEALMDAFEVPKKLVDTGAMALKYLTKHPTDPPIVKQARKGKAKQ, encoded by the exons atgtcTAAATTTGAAGTTGATCTTGAGGAAAAATTGCAAGTATGCCCGTACCGCGTTAGCTCACAGTCGTCGGTGGTGGACGATGCGGAAGAGTTTGAGGTGCTGGAAGATCCATGCAGCCAGCTGGACAGTACCGAGGGTGATAATGAGCCGGACACTATCTTCCAATGGTATCGGTTGCAATCTTTCACCTTTGGTGCAACGACTTTTCGGCTCGTTGAAGATCTGCTGACAGCGGTGGAACGTAATCCTTCGGAAAGTGTGGAGCTGGACTTTAAC CGCTGTGGATACACAAATCTACATGTTCAAATCGCGCTGGATGGATTGCTCCGGACACGCCCAGAGTGTCTGACTCGGCTGGATTTGAGCCGCAATCGGTTGATTAATCCTGCGCTATCGCGAATGTTGGCTAATGTGGTGGAAGAACTCCAAACTATTTCGCAACTATCACTTTCCTACAATTCGATCGGCGACGAGTGCATGGAGATCTTGAGCAAAGCGGTGTCCAACTCGGGAGTGCGCTTGTTGGAAGTGGCACACTGTCAAGTTACCGATCGAGGTGGATCCATGCTTTTCAGTGCACTCGCCTACAGCGACTGTATCGAGATGATCGACACGAGCTGGAACCATCTGCACATTGCAAGTGGCCAAGCAATCGGACGGTTTCTGTCCACCCAGAAAACCATTCAAGAACTAAATTTGACGGGCAATCAGCTGTACAACGAACCCCAATGCATTGTCCCACTTTTGATGGGCACCGTGGGCAACGAAAGCCTTCAACAGCTCGACCTTTCCTGGAACGGCTTGCGTGGGGAAGAGCTCGGTCGCGCCCTTTTAAAAGCTATTCCACAATCCAACCTGAAACGGCTCAAGCTAGAACATAATCTCCTAACAGCCCTGGAGATGTCGTTCATCGTGCGGATGATGAAGAAATGTGAGCAACTCGAACAACTGTGGCTCGGTAGCAACATGTTCGAGGACACCGTCATGATCGATCTGGTGCGAACCTTTGTCCGCAATCCGTCGCTGCAGTTGCTTTCCCTTGGATCGTTTCAATTCATCCCACAAGCGGCGAATAAACTCTGCCGTCTGTGCAAGCGTAAATATCCTTCGAAAACCATCATCTACCAAGGGGTGATCAGAGCGAATCCGGCCCGTCCGGTCGATGTGCAGGACATGCTGCTGGACCGCTGCCGGTTCTTGGCGCAGAAACCGAAGAAGGCTAAACAGAAGCGTGACTTTGGCCACTTGATGTTGCAGCTAGCGGCCGCAGAAGAAACCGTGCTTGTGCGTGAAGAATTCGAGCAAGTGGTCAAACGATTCCGCGCCAAGCTTGATCGACCCCTGCTCGAAGCGTTGATGGATGCGTTCGAAGTACCGAAGAAGCTGGTGGACACCGGGGCAATGGCACTGAAGTACCTCACCAAACACCCGACCGATCCACCGATCGTGAAGCAAGCTaggaagggaaaggcaaagcaATAA